The following proteins are co-located in the Amyelois transitella isolate CPQ chromosome W, ilAmyTran1.1, whole genome shotgun sequence genome:
- the LOC106140447 gene encoding uncharacterized protein LOC106140447 — translation MQRSPTKTYSNPNLTSSDMVTMRKRKQPDCACNFTSFSMEFKKAMSDLHTDFVNSLTQINENINNVIKKDLENLSLVTSEIKTEINTLRIENSTLKQHIDDLDTKYNRMTQDLSNLQESVQFQAQQCESIESKVHNMEATLKKSPVDPDYYRSLENKIDSLEQQARNNNIEISNLPERRNENLLTLIESIGSLIKHPVSKNDILAIHRVPHAQVSSRPKNIIVMFSSRMLRDNVLSAYRLSKGLKSEQLGLSGTCLNIYMNEHLTLNNKILFRQCREAAKKHSFKFVWIRHATVLARKSESSHVVAIRSPNDIIKFISNQKSNEQ, via the coding sequence ATGCAGCGGTCGCCAACGAAGACTTATTCAAATCCCAACCTAACGAGCTCAGATATGGTCACGATGAGGAAACGTAAACAACCTGATTGTGCGTGcaattttacttcattttcgatggaatttaaaaaagcaaTGTCGGACCTGCATACGGATTTCGTAAACTCACTAACGCAAATTAATGAGAACAtcaataatgttataaaaaaggaCTTGGAAAACCTGTCGCTAGTCACATCTGAAATCAAAACGGAAATAAATACTTTGCGTATTGAAAATAGCACCTTAAAACAACACATAGATGACTTGGACACTAAATATAACAGGATGACACAGGACTTAAGCAATTTACAGGAGAGTGTTCAATTCCAAGCACAGCAGTGTGAGTCTATTGAGAGTAAGGTCCACAATATGGAGGCTACCTTGAAGAAATCACCGGTTGACCCGGACTACTATCGGtcactagaaaataaaatagattccCTCGAACAGCAAGCAAGAAATAACAATATCGAGATCTCAAATCTCCCGGAAAGGCGTAACGAAAATCTACTTACCTTAATAGAATCCATAGGATCCCTCATCAAGCACCCTGTTTCTAAGAATGATATCCTAGCTATACATCGCGTGCCTCACGCGCAAGTAAGTAGCCGCccaaaaaacataattgttatgttttcaTCTCGCATGCTTCGTGACAATGTGTTAAGTGCGTACCGCCTGTCAAAAGGTCTTAAATCTGAACAGCTTGGGCTGTCTGGTACATGTCTCAATATTTACATGAATGAGCATCTAACgctaaataacaaaatattatttcgtcAATGTCGCGAAGCTGCAAAGAAACATAGTtttaagtttgtatggatCAGGCATGCTACTGTGCTTGCGCGCAAGTCTGAGTCATCGCATGTTGTGGCCATTCGCTCACCGAATGAcattatcaaatttatttctaacCAGAAATCTAACGAACAATAA